The proteins below come from a single Caulobacter flavus genomic window:
- a CDS encoding leucyl aminopeptidase, with product MRIEFVPADSQAGATAALAVLAYEAAALSPEAKAVNDAAGGAIVRAAAGGRFIGAKGQVLDIVAPAGLDAARVVVIGVDGSGVVEPETVEIAAAHAYNAVKTSGVTELLLKLGGDAETAARVAFGVKLAAYRFDRYRTTEKAEKKPSVATVKVAAADPAKAQKAFAALEPIADAILFSRDLVSEPANILHPEEFAARVKGLESLGLEVEILGEAEMAKLGMGSLLGVGQGSVRESQLVVAKWYGAADKSAQPIAFVGKGVCFDTGGISIKPAEGMEDMKWDMGGAAAVAGVMHALAGRKAKVNAIGVLGLVENMPDGNAQRPGDVVTSMSGQTIEVINTDAEGRLVLADALWYTQDRFKPKFMVDLATLTGAIIISLGNDYAGLFSNNDGLSEKLLAAGDAEREPLWRLPLPKAYEKQIESPIADMKNIGGRPAGSITAGLFLQRFVNGVPWAHLDIASTAWRKGSSDPTVPDGAVGFGVRLLNRLVADAYEG from the coding sequence ATGCGTATCGAGTTCGTCCCCGCCGACAGCCAGGCCGGCGCCACCGCCGCTCTCGCCGTTCTCGCCTACGAGGCGGCGGCCCTTTCGCCCGAAGCCAAGGCGGTCAACGACGCCGCCGGCGGCGCGATCGTCCGCGCCGCGGCCGGCGGCCGTTTCATCGGCGCCAAGGGCCAGGTGCTCGACATCGTCGCTCCGGCCGGCCTCGACGCCGCCCGCGTGGTGGTGATCGGCGTCGACGGTTCGGGCGTCGTCGAGCCCGAGACGGTCGAGATCGCCGCCGCCCACGCCTACAACGCCGTCAAGACCTCGGGCGTGACCGAGCTGCTGCTCAAGCTCGGCGGCGACGCCGAGACCGCCGCCCGCGTCGCCTTCGGCGTCAAGCTGGCCGCCTACCGCTTCGACAGGTACCGCACCACCGAGAAGGCCGAGAAGAAGCCCTCGGTCGCCACGGTCAAGGTCGCCGCCGCCGATCCCGCCAAGGCCCAGAAGGCCTTCGCCGCCCTCGAGCCTATCGCCGACGCCATCCTGTTTAGCCGCGACCTGGTCTCCGAACCGGCCAACATCCTGCATCCGGAAGAGTTCGCCGCCCGCGTGAAGGGTCTCGAAAGCCTGGGTCTGGAGGTCGAGATCCTCGGCGAGGCCGAGATGGCCAAGCTCGGCATGGGCAGCCTGCTCGGCGTCGGCCAGGGCAGCGTCCGCGAAAGCCAGCTGGTCGTGGCCAAATGGTACGGCGCGGCCGACAAGTCGGCCCAGCCGATCGCCTTCGTCGGCAAGGGCGTCTGCTTCGACACCGGCGGCATCTCGATCAAGCCCGCCGAGGGCATGGAAGACATGAAGTGGGACATGGGCGGCGCGGCCGCCGTGGCCGGCGTCATGCACGCCCTGGCCGGCCGCAAGGCCAAGGTCAACGCCATCGGCGTGCTCGGCCTCGTCGAGAACATGCCCGACGGTAATGCCCAGCGCCCCGGCGACGTGGTCACCTCGATGTCGGGCCAGACCATCGAGGTCATCAACACCGACGCCGAAGGCCGCCTCGTGCTGGCCGACGCCCTCTGGTACACGCAGGACCGCTTCAAGCCGAAGTTCATGGTCGACCTGGCCACCCTGACCGGCGCGATCATCATCTCGCTGGGCAACGACTACGCAGGCCTGTTCAGCAACAACGACGGCCTTTCGGAGAAGCTGCTGGCCGCCGGCGACGCCGAGCGCGAGCCGCTGTGGCGCCTGCCGCTGCCCAAGGCCTACGAGAAGCAGATCGAAAGCCCGATCGCCGACATGAAGAACATCGGCGGCCGCCCGGCCGGCTCGATCACGGCGGGCCTGTTCCTGCAGCGCTTCGTCAACGGCGTGCCGTGGGCCCACCTCGACATCGCCTCGACCGCCTGGCGCAAGGGCTCGTCCGATCCGACCGTGCCGGACGGCGCCGTCGGCTTCGGCGTGCGCCTGCTCAACCGCCTCGTCGCCGACGCCTACGAGGGCTAG
- the lptG gene encoding LPS export ABC transporter permease LptG produces the protein MIERYVLRKTLASLGAALAVLGALVMLIAFVDITRNVGTRSEDAGFGQLLYLTVLQAPATLLTLTPFIFLFGTLGAFVGLNRRSELVAMRAAGVSAWRFILPAAFAAFAMGVVTVTLLNPLTSAMSARFETERDALLAGYLKNTPKGAWLRQGDDKRQIVIRARMRDTVDGAVRLRGVSFFVYDVKPDGSLVFTRRYEAAEARLEPGFWRLTGVSEATPGAGALRSESASVPSDLDERTAADRFKNPQAVAFWRLPETIARTEAAGFSATPFKMRLQQMLATPLLFAAMSVLAAAFSLRLMRLGGLAALAGSGVALGFGFFFFNELCGALGKADVLGPILAAWTPPVAALLAGLTLLCYTEDG, from the coding sequence ATGATCGAACGCTACGTGCTGCGCAAGACGCTGGCCTCGCTGGGCGCGGCCCTGGCGGTGCTCGGCGCGCTGGTGATGCTGATCGCCTTCGTCGACATCACCCGCAACGTCGGCACGCGCTCGGAAGACGCGGGCTTTGGCCAGCTGCTGTACCTGACCGTGCTGCAGGCGCCGGCCACGCTGCTGACCCTGACGCCGTTCATCTTTCTGTTCGGCACCCTGGGCGCCTTCGTGGGCCTGAACCGCCGCAGCGAACTGGTCGCCATGCGAGCGGCCGGCGTCTCGGCCTGGCGCTTCATCCTGCCGGCGGCCTTCGCGGCGTTCGCCATGGGCGTGGTCACCGTCACCCTGCTCAATCCGCTGACCTCGGCGATGAGCGCCCGGTTCGAGACCGAGCGCGACGCCCTTCTGGCCGGCTACCTGAAGAACACGCCCAAGGGCGCCTGGCTGCGCCAGGGCGACGACAAGCGCCAGATCGTCATCCGCGCCCGCATGCGCGACACCGTCGACGGCGCGGTGCGCCTGCGCGGCGTCTCGTTCTTCGTCTACGACGTCAAGCCGGACGGCAGCTTGGTCTTCACCCGCCGCTACGAGGCGGCCGAGGCCCGCCTGGAGCCCGGCTTCTGGCGCCTGACCGGCGTCAGCGAGGCCACGCCCGGCGCCGGCGCCCTGCGCTCGGAAAGCGCCTCGGTGCCGTCGGACCTCGACGAGCGGACGGCGGCCGACCGATTCAAGAACCCGCAGGCCGTGGCCTTCTGGCGCCTGCCCGAGACCATCGCCCGCACCGAAGCCGCCGGCTTCTCGGCGACGCCGTTCAAGATGCGCCTGCAGCAGATGCTGGCCACGCCGCTGCTGTTCGCGGCGATGTCGGTGCTGGCCGCAGCGTTCTCTCTGCGCCTGATGCGGCTGGGCGGCCTGGCCGCCCTCGCCGGCTCTGGCGTGGCGCTGGGCTTTGGGTTCTTCTTCTTCAACGAACTGTGCGGCGCGCTCGGCAAGGCCGACGTCCTGGGGCCGATCCTGGCCGCCTGGACTCCTCCGGTCGCGGCGCTTTTGGCGGGGCTGACCCTGCTTTGCTATACCGAGGATGGTTGA
- a CDS encoding response regulator transcription factor, which yields MQPAPEQQHLVLVVDDDPLVTEFVRLRLEMEGFAVDVAHNAEDALASALRKPPHLFLLDVGLPEINGLTLLRRLRTEKRLKTIPAIMITASAAGANVKAAMEAGAVGYVLKPFAADDLLARVRAATKNQSRVWL from the coding sequence ATGCAGCCCGCGCCCGAGCAGCAACATCTCGTGCTGGTTGTCGACGACGACCCGCTGGTGACCGAGTTCGTCCGGCTGCGGCTGGAGATGGAGGGCTTCGCCGTGGACGTCGCCCACAACGCCGAGGACGCCCTGGCGTCGGCCCTTCGCAAGCCGCCGCACCTGTTCCTGCTCGACGTCGGCCTGCCGGAGATCAACGGCCTGACGCTGCTGCGGCGGCTGCGGACGGAAAAGCGGTTGAAGACGATCCCGGCGATCATGATAACCGCCTCGGCGGCCGGGGCGAACGTCAAGGCCGCCATGGAGGCCGGCGCCGTCGGCTACGTGCTCAAGCCGTTCGCCGCCGACGACCTGCTGGCCCGGGTGCGGGCGGCGACCAAGAATCAGTCCCGCGTCTGGCTGTGA
- a CDS encoding peptidylprolyl isomerase: MTTFAASAASILALTVAGLPAQARQAVPQVDAPPAAAEPRANPLSESVAAVVNDDIISSYDLMQRMRLLMVTSGLQPTQENLPQLEQEALRSLIDEHVQMQELRRVEREQKITIISTDKEVDEEIASIAQGNKMTGEQLLASLAAQGVSADTWRAQIRAESSWQNWISGRYGSRLRIGEDQIKAFERRLADSASKPQYQVSEVFIDAVRVGGPEVALNGARQLVAQMQQGAPFAAVARQFSAAATAANGGDAGWVSPGEMPAEVDTALEQLRPGQLSAPIPVKDGVYIVYLRDKRSGAKATLVDLKQVAVALPKDAPEADVQAATALLAGLKPKLTSCQTLEAEAGKVDGVVAGDLGEAEIGDLAPSFQQAANALNVGQVSDPIRTDAGLHLIAVCGKRQSGGGAPSHDQIENRLKGQQLALISKRYLRDLRNSATIETR; this comes from the coding sequence GTGACGACTTTTGCGGCCAGCGCCGCGTCCATCCTCGCCCTGACCGTGGCGGGCCTTCCCGCCCAGGCCCGTCAGGCCGTGCCGCAGGTCGACGCCCCGCCGGCCGCCGCCGAGCCGCGCGCCAACCCGCTGTCGGAAAGCGTCGCGGCCGTGGTCAACGACGACATCATCTCGTCCTACGACCTGATGCAGCGCATGCGCCTGCTGATGGTGACCTCGGGCCTGCAGCCGACCCAGGAAAACCTGCCCCAGCTGGAGCAGGAAGCCCTGCGCTCGCTGATCGACGAGCACGTGCAGATGCAGGAGCTGCGTCGCGTCGAGCGCGAACAGAAGATCACGATCATCTCGACCGACAAGGAAGTCGACGAGGAGATCGCCAGCATCGCCCAGGGCAACAAGATGACCGGCGAGCAGCTGCTGGCGAGCCTGGCGGCCCAGGGCGTCAGCGCCGACACCTGGCGCGCCCAGATCCGCGCCGAAAGCAGCTGGCAGAACTGGATCAGCGGCCGCTACGGCTCGCGCCTGCGCATCGGCGAAGACCAGATCAAGGCCTTCGAGCGCCGCCTGGCCGATTCGGCCAGCAAGCCGCAGTACCAGGTCAGCGAAGTGTTCATCGACGCCGTGCGCGTCGGCGGTCCGGAGGTGGCGCTGAACGGCGCCCGCCAGCTGGTGGCCCAGATGCAGCAGGGCGCGCCGTTCGCGGCCGTGGCCCGCCAGTTCTCGGCCGCCGCGACGGCGGCCAACGGCGGCGACGCCGGTTGGGTCAGCCCGGGCGAAATGCCGGCCGAGGTCGACACGGCGCTCGAACAGCTGCGTCCCGGCCAGCTGTCGGCCCCGATCCCGGTCAAGGACGGCGTCTACATCGTCTATCTGCGCGACAAGCGTTCGGGCGCGAAGGCGACCCTGGTCGACCTCAAGCAGGTGGCCGTGGCCCTGCCCAAGGACGCTCCGGAAGCCGACGTCCAGGCCGCCACCGCGCTGCTGGCCGGCCTGAAGCCCAAGCTGACCAGCTGCCAGACCCTGGAAGCCGAGGCCGGCAAGGTGGACGGCGTCGTCGCCGGCGACCTGGGCGAAGCCGAGATCGGCGACCTGGCCCCGTCGTTCCAGCAGGCGGCCAACGCCCTGAACGTCGGCCAGGTGTCGGATCCGATCCGCACCGACGCTGGCCTGCACCTGATCGCCGTCTGCGGCAAGCGTCAGTCGGGCGGCGGCGCGCCGTCTCACGACCAGATCGAAAATCGCCTTAAGGGTCAGCAACTTGCGCTGATCTCCAAACGTTACCTGCGAGACCTGCGCAACTCCGCCACCATCGAGACCCGGTGA
- a CDS encoding response regulator, whose product MTSRPLALVIDDDTLMLEFVSTALEEGGFDVETAEDAQRLLADVQDRHPAIVFLDVRMPGETGIEVLRRLRVSDWGREVPVVIMTGERRLDRVVEAMSAGATTYMMKPFTPVQLVLRARELIQPRESGSFHY is encoded by the coding sequence ATGACGTCCCGCCCCCTGGCCCTGGTGATCGACGACGACACGCTGATGCTGGAATTCGTGTCGACCGCGCTCGAGGAGGGCGGCTTCGACGTCGAGACGGCGGAGGACGCCCAGCGTCTGCTGGCCGACGTGCAGGACCGTCATCCGGCGATCGTCTTCCTCGACGTGCGGATGCCGGGCGAGACGGGGATCGAGGTGCTGCGCCGGCTGCGGGTCAGCGACTGGGGCCGCGAGGTGCCGGTGGTGATCATGACCGGCGAGCGGCGCCTGGACCGCGTGGTCGAGGCCATGAGCGCGGGCGCGACGACCTACATGATGAAGCCGTTCACGCCCGTGCAGCTGGTGCTGCGGGCCCGGGAGCTGATCCAGCCGCGCGAGAGCGGCAGCTTCCACTACTGA
- the rsmA gene encoding 16S rRNA (adenine(1518)-N(6)/adenine(1519)-N(6))-dimethyltransferase RsmA, whose protein sequence is MTSPSLADLPPLREALERHGLLARKSFGQHFLLDLNITRKIARLAEVGEGDTVIEVGPGPGGLTRALLETGAKVVAVEKDSRFLPLLGELADAADGRLTLVEGDALRADMAALAQGGPAHMVSNLPYNVGTQLLINWLTGPFRPLSMTLMFQKEVADRIAAQDGDDAYGRLAVLAQTICTARVVMDLPARAFTPPPKVASAVARLVPLAPAPDKALVAALERVTAAAFGQRRKMLRSSLKPIGGGALCEGAGIDPDARAETIPIEGFQALAAALLKA, encoded by the coding sequence ATGACGTCCCCTTCCCTCGCCGACCTGCCGCCGCTGCGTGAGGCGCTCGAGCGCCACGGCCTTCTGGCCCGCAAGAGCTTCGGCCAGCACTTCCTGCTAGACCTCAACATCACCCGCAAGATCGCGCGCCTGGCCGAGGTCGGCGAAGGCGACACCGTGATCGAGGTGGGCCCCGGCCCCGGCGGCCTGACGCGGGCGCTGCTGGAGACCGGCGCCAAGGTGGTGGCGGTGGAGAAGGACAGCCGGTTCCTGCCGCTGCTGGGCGAACTGGCCGACGCCGCCGACGGTCGCCTGACCCTGGTCGAGGGCGACGCCCTGCGCGCCGACATGGCGGCCCTGGCGCAGGGCGGCCCGGCGCACATGGTGTCGAACCTGCCCTACAACGTCGGCACCCAGTTGCTGATCAACTGGCTGACGGGCCCCTTCCGGCCGCTGTCGATGACCCTGATGTTCCAGAAGGAGGTCGCCGACCGCATCGCCGCCCAGGACGGCGACGACGCCTACGGACGGCTGGCGGTGCTGGCCCAGACGATCTGCACGGCCAGGGTGGTCATGGACCTGCCCGCCCGCGCCTTCACCCCGCCGCCCAAGGTGGCCTCGGCGGTGGCGCGCCTCGTGCCGCTCGCCCCCGCGCCCGACAAGGCCCTGGTCGCGGCGCTGGAACGGGTGACGGCCGCGGCGTTCGGCCAGCGCCGCAAGATGCTGCGCTCCAGCCTCAAGCCGATCGGCGGCGGCGCGCTGTGCGAGGGGGCGGGCATCGACCCCGACGCCCGCGCCGAGACGATCCCGATCGAGGGCTTCCAGGCCTTGGCCGCGGCGCTGCTGAAGGCCTGA
- the pdxA gene encoding 4-hydroxythreonine-4-phosphate dehydrogenase PdxA, which yields MKTDTLALSVGDPAGVGPEIIAKAWAALREGGPVFMAVGDLQSLAAAGGGVKVRPVTGPVEAAQVFADALPVLDIPLQSPVVAGKPSSAHAPQIIRCIETGVGLALSGAVAGLVTAPIAKAPLYEAGFKFPGHTEFLAELTAPVPFDGARGPVMMLTAGDLRATLVTIHQSVGSVPASLSVERIVEAGLVTAQAMKTDFGIAAPRLAVAALNPHAGEGGALGREEIETIVPAVEALRARGVDARGPAPADSLFHADARATYDAVLCMYHDQALIPVKMLDFWGGVNVTLGLPIVRTSPDHGTGFDIAGRGIARPDSLIAAIRLAADIAARRAA from the coding sequence GTGAAGACAGACACCCTGGCCCTGAGCGTCGGCGATCCCGCCGGCGTCGGGCCCGAAATCATCGCCAAGGCCTGGGCCGCGCTCCGCGAGGGCGGCCCGGTGTTCATGGCCGTCGGCGACCTGCAGAGCCTGGCCGCCGCCGGCGGCGGGGTGAAGGTGCGGCCCGTGACCGGTCCGGTCGAAGCGGCCCAGGTCTTCGCAGACGCGCTTCCGGTGCTCGACATCCCGCTGCAGTCGCCAGTGGTGGCCGGAAAGCCCTCCAGCGCCCACGCCCCCCAGATCATCCGCTGCATCGAGACCGGCGTGGGCCTGGCGCTTTCGGGCGCCGTGGCAGGGCTGGTCACCGCGCCGATCGCCAAGGCCCCGCTCTACGAGGCCGGCTTCAAGTTTCCCGGCCATACCGAATTTCTCGCCGAACTGACCGCGCCCGTTCCCTTCGACGGCGCGCGCGGGCCGGTGATGATGCTGACCGCCGGCGACCTGCGCGCGACGCTGGTGACCATCCATCAGTCGGTGGGCTCGGTGCCGGCCTCGCTGAGCGTCGAGCGCATCGTCGAGGCCGGCCTGGTCACCGCCCAGGCCATGAAGACCGACTTCGGGATCGCCGCGCCGCGCCTGGCCGTGGCCGCGCTGAACCCGCACGCCGGCGAAGGCGGGGCCCTGGGCCGCGAGGAGATCGAGACGATCGTCCCGGCCGTCGAGGCCCTGCGCGCCCGCGGCGTCGACGCCCGCGGGCCCGCGCCCGCCGACAGCCTGTTCCACGCCGACGCCCGCGCGACCTACGACGCGGTGCTGTGCATGTATCACGACCAGGCCCTGATCCCGGTGAAGATGCTCGACTTCTGGGGCGGGGTGAACGTGACCCTGGGCCTGCCGATCGTGCGCACCTCGCCCGACCACGGCACCGGCTTCGACATCGCCGGACGCGGGATCGCCCGGCCCGACAGCCTGATCGCCGCCATCCGGCTGGCCGCCGACATCGCCGCGCGGCGCGCCGCCTAG
- a CDS encoding DNA polymerase III subunit chi: MTAAPCEIWFYHLERSSAEQVLPELLEKTLGRGWKALVRGGDPARINALDAHLWTFRDDSFLPHGLAEEPLAERQPVLLSTALDNPNGGDALFLLDGAEPGDLSGFARCILLFDGRDEEALRLARGRWKAFKGAGHPVSYWQQAERGWEKKA, translated from the coding sequence ATGACGGCCGCGCCCTGCGAGATCTGGTTCTACCACCTGGAGCGAAGCAGCGCCGAACAGGTGCTGCCCGAGCTTCTGGAAAAGACCCTGGGGCGCGGCTGGAAGGCCCTGGTCAGGGGCGGGGATCCCGCGCGCATCAACGCGCTGGACGCCCACCTCTGGACCTTTCGCGACGACAGCTTCCTGCCGCACGGCCTGGCCGAGGAGCCGCTGGCCGAGCGTCAGCCGGTGCTGCTGAGCACGGCGCTGGACAACCCGAACGGCGGCGACGCGTTGTTCCTGCTCGACGGCGCCGAGCCGGGGGATCTGAGCGGGTTCGCGCGCTGCATCCTCCTGTTCGACGGTCGCGACGAAGAGGCCCTGCGACTGGCGCGGGGCCGTTGGAAGGCGTTCAAGGGGGCCGGCCATCCGGTCTCCTACTGGCAGCAGGCCGAACGCGGATGGGAGAAGAAGGCATGA
- a CDS encoding LPS-assembly protein LptD — protein MIDLSPAPGAAVRKLLMAGVAWLAVAVASGAAHAQQPLATIPEVPAKPAAADDGLGDEGYYLESDLLIRDDASQTMTARGSVEVRYQGRTLRAQEVIYDTKTGVVTAHGKVQLINADGTAQFADDLTLDKDMRAGFARNFSTRMDQNVKIAAATAIRRNEQVTELNQAIYTPCDVCAEKPTPTWSIEADKVVQDKTKKIIYYHGAKIRLWGAPLLYLPLFWHPDPQTPRSSGFLTPKVGLSKKRGLSYQQPYLQVISPSQDVIISPQINTKVNPFLNVNYRKRFYSGMLEARFGGTYEKEFDNRGHRFGESTTRSYILAKGAFDINDKWKWGFSAERASDALIFDKYDINDVYEQRGLFTSEDHRLTSQIYTSRQDERSWFSVSAVSVQGLRVVGTDASTGIGNKFENSGAFPLIGPMVEGRWEPESPVLFGRLRLQGSSVLLSRSESQFGESPYGLAAYRGENGVDSVRGSFQADWRASAVVGAGLRVQPFAQARADAYKIKGIYLSTEALAAGDDAEVNYSRTMGVAGVDLSLPLYKGLKDGGSVVIEPLVQVATGSDSSRVPVVVARNGATTYLYNEDSSAFEFDETNLFRTNKSPGFDLYEGGTRMNVGGRATYNTSDGRGGSLLVGRSFRTEFDPLLPERTGLQEKSSDWIVAATVTPIHGIYAYVRTRLDSDTTKINRLETGADAYTSRIQGSFRYLKDNVDSNGERQENFETRGQLQLTKKWALTAFGQLDLVAETWRRRDLGVAYTDDCIRIDIIYQHEDRYSSTVSGLRLQPDRSIVVRLTLATLGDTGYSD, from the coding sequence ATGATCGATCTAAGCCCAGCGCCGGGCGCGGCGGTTCGCAAGCTGCTGATGGCCGGCGTCGCCTGGCTGGCCGTGGCCGTCGCGAGCGGCGCGGCTCACGCCCAGCAACCGCTCGCCACCATTCCGGAAGTCCCGGCCAAGCCGGCGGCGGCCGACGACGGCCTGGGCGACGAGGGCTACTATCTCGAATCCGACCTGCTGATCCGCGACGACGCGTCCCAGACGATGACGGCGCGCGGCTCGGTCGAGGTTCGCTACCAGGGCCGCACGCTGCGCGCCCAGGAAGTGATCTACGACACCAAGACCGGCGTGGTCACCGCCCACGGCAAGGTGCAACTGATCAACGCCGACGGCACGGCCCAGTTCGCCGACGACCTGACGCTGGACAAGGACATGCGCGCCGGCTTCGCGCGCAACTTCTCCACGCGCATGGACCAGAACGTCAAGATCGCGGCCGCCACCGCCATCCGCCGCAACGAGCAGGTCACCGAGCTCAACCAGGCGATCTACACGCCCTGCGACGTCTGCGCCGAAAAGCCCACGCCGACCTGGTCGATCGAAGCCGACAAGGTGGTGCAGGATAAGACCAAGAAGATCATCTACTATCACGGCGCCAAGATCCGCCTGTGGGGCGCGCCGCTGCTGTACCTGCCGCTGTTCTGGCACCCCGATCCGCAGACCCCGCGCAGCTCGGGCTTCCTGACGCCGAAGGTCGGCCTGTCCAAGAAGCGCGGCCTGTCCTACCAGCAGCCCTACCTGCAAGTGATCTCGCCGTCTCAAGACGTGATCATAAGCCCCCAGATCAACACGAAAGTTAACCCGTTCCTGAACGTCAATTACCGCAAGCGCTTCTACTCGGGCATGCTCGAGGCGCGGTTCGGCGGGACTTACGAGAAGGAATTCGACAACCGCGGCCACCGCTTCGGCGAGTCCACGACGCGGAGCTACATCCTGGCCAAAGGCGCGTTCGACATCAACGACAAGTGGAAGTGGGGCTTCAGCGCCGAACGCGCCTCCGACGCCCTCATCTTCGACAAGTACGACATCAACGACGTCTACGAGCAGCGCGGCCTGTTCACCAGCGAAGATCACCGCCTGACCTCGCAGATCTACACGTCGCGGCAGGACGAGCGGTCGTGGTTCTCGGTCTCGGCCGTCTCGGTGCAGGGCCTGCGCGTGGTCGGCACCGACGCCTCCACAGGGATCGGCAACAAGTTCGAGAACAGCGGCGCATTCCCGCTGATCGGGCCGATGGTCGAGGGCCGCTGGGAGCCTGAATCCCCCGTGCTGTTCGGCCGCCTGCGCCTGCAGGGGTCGAGCGTGCTGCTCAGCCGCTCGGAATCTCAGTTCGGCGAGTCGCCTTACGGCCTGGCCGCCTATCGCGGCGAGAACGGCGTCGACAGCGTTCGCGGCAGCTTCCAGGCCGACTGGCGCGCCAGCGCCGTGGTCGGCGCGGGCCTGCGCGTGCAGCCGTTCGCCCAGGCCCGCGCCGACGCCTACAAGATCAAGGGTATCTACCTTTCGACCGAGGCCCTGGCCGCTGGCGACGACGCCGAGGTCAACTACTCGCGCACGATGGGCGTCGCCGGCGTCGACCTGAGCCTGCCGCTCTACAAGGGCCTCAAGGACGGCGGCAGCGTGGTCATCGAGCCGTTGGTGCAGGTCGCCACCGGTTCGGACAGCTCGCGCGTGCCCGTGGTCGTCGCCCGCAACGGCGCCACCACCTACCTCTACAACGAGGACAGCTCGGCGTTCGAGTTCGACGAAACCAACCTCTTCCGCACCAACAAGTCGCCGGGCTTCGACCTCTACGAAGGCGGCACGCGGATGAACGTGGGCGGCCGGGCGACCTACAACACCTCCGACGGTCGCGGCGGCAGCCTGCTGGTCGGCCGCAGCTTCCGCACCGAGTTCGACCCGCTGCTGCCCGAACGCACGGGCCTGCAGGAGAAGTCGTCCGACTGGATCGTCGCGGCCACGGTCACCCCGATCCACGGCATCTATGCCTATGTCCGCACGCGGCTGGATTCCGACACGACCAAGATCAACCGCCTGGAGACGGGCGCCGACGCCTACACCTCGCGGATCCAGGGTTCGTTCCGCTACCTGAAGGACAACGTCGACTCCAACGGCGAGCGCCAGGAGAACTTCGAAACCCGCGGCCAGCTGCAGCTGACCAAGAAGTGGGCCCTGACGGCCTTCGGCCAGCTGGACCTGGTGGCCGAGACCTGGCGCCGTCGCGACCTGGGCGTGGCCTATACGGACGATTGCATCCGCATCGACATCATCTATCAGCACGAAGACCGCTATAGCTCGACGGTGTCGGGTCTCAGGCTCCAGCCTGACCGTTCGATCGTCGTGCGCCTAACGCTCGCCACATTGGGTGATACAGGGTACAGCGACTAA
- the lptF gene encoding LPS export ABC transporter permease LptF: MRLIERYLFRQLVGPTILATAALAALALLARSLSEFDILVEQRQTALIFAKMILLALPQLLNIIMPVALFVAALVALNRLHTEQEIVVCFAGGMSRWRVISPAMRLAVFAALISLALGLWAQPWSARLIRETAFDMKTDLASTLVRPGEFTEPGPGLTVYAQSIDRDNLIKNLFIHQEKPNGGSVTYTAREGVIAKRNDLPVLIMRKGSNQEFSSAGVLNYLSFEEYVFDLSTLFQSDELLHYKIADRYPHELFFPDMTQDWEQHNRVKMLAEGHSRLASPLYNIAMMAMALAAVIGGSFSRMGYGKRIAAVGAAAAVVRIMGFGVQAACDDQVWLNVMQYLVPIAATWWGLAQVFRQKIRRYVPIGGAQPLGGLS, translated from the coding sequence ATGCGCCTGATCGAACGCTATCTTTTCCGACAGCTGGTCGGGCCGACCATCCTGGCCACCGCGGCCCTGGCGGCGCTGGCCCTGCTGGCCCGCAGCCTGTCCGAATTCGACATTCTGGTCGAGCAGCGCCAGACGGCGCTGATCTTCGCCAAGATGATCCTGCTGGCCCTGCCGCAGCTCCTGAACATCATCATGCCGGTGGCGCTGTTCGTGGCCGCCCTGGTGGCGCTGAACCGTCTGCACACCGAGCAGGAGATCGTCGTCTGCTTCGCCGGCGGCATGAGTCGCTGGCGGGTGATCTCGCCGGCCATGCGGCTGGCGGTGTTCGCGGCGCTGATCTCGCTGGCGCTGGGCCTGTGGGCGCAGCCGTGGTCGGCGCGGCTGATCCGCGAGACCGCCTTCGACATGAAGACCGACCTGGCCTCGACCCTGGTGCGGCCGGGCGAGTTCACCGAGCCCGGCCCGGGCCTGACGGTCTACGCCCAGTCGATCGACCGCGACAACCTGATCAAGAACCTGTTCATCCATCAGGAAAAGCCCAACGGCGGCTCGGTCACCTACACGGCGCGCGAGGGCGTGATCGCCAAGCGCAACGACCTGCCGGTGCTGATCATGCGCAAGGGCTCCAACCAGGAGTTCTCGAGCGCGGGCGTGCTGAACTACCTGTCGTTCGAGGAGTACGTCTTCGACCTGTCGACCCTGTTCCAGAGCGACGAGCTGCTGCACTACAAGATCGCCGACCGCTATCCGCACGAGCTGTTCTTCCCGGACATGACCCAGGACTGGGAGCAGCATAACCGGGTCAAGATGCTGGCCGAGGGCCATTCGCGCCTGGCCAGCCCGCTCTACAACATCGCCATGATGGCCATGGCCCTGGCCGCCGTGATCGGCGGCTCGTTCAGCCGCATGGGCTACGGCAAGCGCATCGCCGCCGTCGGCGCGGCCGCCGCCGTGGTGCGGATCATGGGCTTCGGCGTCCAGGCGGCCTGCGACGACCAGGTCTGGCTGAACGTCATGCAGTACCTGGTGCCGATCGCCGCCACCTGGTGGGGCCTGGCGCAGGTCTTCCGCCAGAAGATCCGGCGCTACGTCCCGATCGGCGGCGCCCAGCCGCTGGGAGGCCTGTCGTGA